DNA sequence from the Agromyces aureus genome:
GCGTGATGGCCATGCCCAACCCTAGGCACGCGAGCGGATGCTGCGACAGGGGTTGCGCGGCATTCCCCCGAACCTCACATGCGCGCCCCGAACCCCGCACACGGCGAAGCGCCGGCAACCCGAGTGGGTCGCCGGCGCTTCACGCTCCGCGCGCCGTCGCGCTGCGCTGCGCGGTCTGCGACTCAGGCGAGCAGCCTGGCCTTCGCGGCCGCGAACTCGGCATCGTCGAGGATGCCCTGCTCCTTGAGCGCGGCGAGCTTCTGCAGCTCGGCGACGATGTCGACACTCGCGGCCGGCGCCGGTGCAGCGGGCGGTGGGGCCTGCTGCTGCGCCAGGTAGGCCTGCTGCTGCGCAGCCTGCTGCGCGGCGGCGTCGATCTGCGCCTGCTGCTGTTGCTGCTGGTAGGCGTCGGCCTGCTGCTGCTGGTTGTACTTGTCCTGCTGGTGGCGCTGGACGCTGCCGCTCACCGCCGTGGCGGTGCCCGCGACGACGGCCGTGCGCGCCGCCATTCCGATGAGGCCCGGGCGGCCCATCCGTCGTCCCATCATGATTCCGCTCCTTCGACCTCGGCGAGGATCTCGTTCACGATCGGCGCGGGGATCCGCTCGACCTGCAGCAGCTCTGCGCCCGATTCCGCGAAGCGGGACGCGAGCTTCTTCGCCCACACCAGCTCGATGGCGATGAGCGCCGCAGAGCTGCCGACCGGGATGCGCTCGGCGAGGTCGTCGACGTCCTCGTCTCCGACCAGACCGGCCTCGAGAACCTCGACGTCGAACTCGATCTGGCCGCCGAAGTCCTCGAACTCGACGATGGTCACCTCGTCTTCGCCGCGTGAGACGAGCAGGAAGTCCAGGAGCCGGATCTCCCCGCTGTCCACGAGATCCGCGATCGCCTCGAGCGTCCGGCCGTCGGGCCGGTCACCTTCGAATCCGATCAGGTACAGATCGACCGGCCCGTATTCGAAATCCGCCATCGGTTCCCCCCTCAGTCAGTGTTTCTGCAGACTATCCCTGCCCGGCGGGCGGCGCTACGGGTGCGGGCGGCAAATCGCCTGAGAGCCGCCTGAGCGTCGCCGTGCGTTCATCGGGCTCGAGGAAGAGCGCGCGAACGAGCAGCGTGAGTGGGATCGAGAGGATCGCGCCGATCGGCCCGATCACGAGGGTCCAGAACACGACCGACACGAACGAGAGCGTGAGGCTGAGCGACACCGCGTCGCTCACGAACTTCGGCTGGATCAGCACCTGCAGCGTCACGTTGACGACGCAGTACACGAGC
Encoded proteins:
- a CDS encoding SHOCT domain-containing protein encodes the protein MMGRRMGRPGLIGMAARTAVVAGTATAVSGSVQRHQQDKYNQQQQADAYQQQQQQAQIDAAAQQAAQQQAYLAQQQAPPPAAPAPAASVDIVAELQKLAALKEQGILDDAEFAAAKARLLA
- a CDS encoding DUF6325 family protein, which encodes MADFEYGPVDLYLIGFEGDRPDGRTLEAIADLVDSGEIRLLDFLLVSRGEDEVTIVEFEDFGGQIEFDVEVLEAGLVGDEDVDDLAERIPVGSSAALIAIELVWAKKLASRFAESGAELLQVERIPAPIVNEILAEVEGAES